TAGGAGCGTATCCTCCTATTGTGGCAGGTGCCATTATTTCAGGAGGAGCATTTGGTGATAATCTTGCTCCGGTTTCTGATACTACAATTTGTTCTGCTACATCGCAGGGCGTTGATGTGCCGGGTGTAGTTCGTTCTCGATTAAAATATGCCTTTACTGCAGGTGCTATAACAATTATCTGTCTTATAGTTTTCGGGGCAAGTAAAGCAACAGCAGGGGCGGCAGCCGGAACGGTTACTTATAATCCAAATACTTTGTATATGTTCATCCCTGTAATTGTAACAATTATGGTAGCTATAAAGACAGGAGATATAATAATAGCTACTGTTGTTGGATCTGTTGTAGGAGTTATAACAGGAGTGGCGGCAGGTTTGTTTGATTTTGTTCAAATAGATGTAGTTGATGCAGTTAGACCTGCTATATTTACCGTATCCGGAACAGGGCTTGATCGTACAATCGGAGGAGTTATACAGACAGGGTTAAGCAGTATGATTCAGGTTATAGTATTAGCTTTGTTGCTTTTCGGTTCAATTTCTATTATGAGAAACGGACATGGAGATGTTAAGCTGTTAAACGCTTTAAATAGAGTAACTGATACAAGAAAAGGTGCGGAATTAACTATATCAGCCATGGTAATTTCACTTTCGGCATTAATGGGATTAAACGCGCCGGCAGTATTGGCTGTAGGTTCTTCATTTGCTAAGCCTTTAGGTGAAAAGCACGGCATAAGTCCTTACAGAGTTGCAAATCTTTTGGATGCTCAGTCCAATACTTTTGTTTACAGTCTTCCATGGACGCCAGCCGTAATTTATACCCTTGGATTTGCAGCTGACAGCAGTGCACCTTTGGCAGCTGTAGATATTGCGCCATATGTATTTTACGGATATGCTATGCTTGTAGTAATGATTGCTTCAATATTCCTTGGAATAGGTCAAAATGATAACATGGGAAAAATTAAGAAGAATAGGGAAACTGCATAAAAACATGACCACCGGTTCATCCGGTGGTCATGTTTTTTTAACTAAAAAGGTGCGAAGCCTTGTTCAGCCCACCAATCTTCCTTCAATATATCGTATTGCTCTGTGAATTGATTAAGATGTACTTTTTCCCAGCCAATCAGTATATCAAACAAGTCTTTACTTTCTTTTGATGAAACCTTTGACTTAGCATTTTCATAAAACTCTATTGAGCTTTTTTCCATCTGAATTCCAATCCCAAAAACTGACATAGCTACTGATGCATTACTTTTGTCTACCTTTTCCCATTTGTATATTTCTGGTGACGGAACTGCAATGCCGGATTCCAGTATGTCATCAATTGTAAAATTATCGCCATTTGATAGCTTACTCCATAGGGTTTTGAGATAATCGGCATGTTTTAGCTCTTCATTTGCCAGCTCTAAAAATGCTTCCTTTGTTCCTGGTGATGTTGCTTGATTTGCGGCCAGCTTATAAAATTCATAGCCTTCTACTTCGTTAAGAACGGCCTGCGATATGATTGATAATTCTTCCTTATACATTTTTTCCTCCTAAATACTTAAGATATTTATGATATACCATATTTATATATATCTTAAACATTAATTTAAAATATACCCAATTTATTTATATAATATAAATTATAAATTTTTGAAGAAGCTTTAATTATAACAAGTTTTGTGATATCATAAAATAAATGATAATTTTAATAATTCAGAGGTGGAAAATTGTATAAGGATATATCGAGAGAAATGATGAATTTCATTAAAAAAAGCCCTAGTGCATTTCATGCTGTTGAAGAAATAAAGAATGAACTTATTTCTAATGGATTTACTGAATTGAGCGAGGGAAAAAAATGGGATATTGAAAAGGAAAAAAAATATTTTGTTACAAGGAATTTATCCTCGATAATAGCTTTTAAGACAGGTGAGGATTTGGAAGAGTACAGCTTTAATATTGTGGCTTCTCACGGTGATTCACCTAACTTTAAAATTAAGGACAACTATAAGATTGAGACAAAAAATAAATACATACAGCTTAATACTGAAAAATATGGAGGAATGATTTACTCGTCTTGGTTTGACAGACCTCTGTCAGCTGCCGGAAGGATTGTAATAAAAAAAGGAAATAGTATTGAATCAAGGCTTGTTAATATAGATAGAGACTTGGTTATTATTCCTAATGTGGCCATACATATTAACAGAGAAATAAATTCTGCCATGAAATACAACGAACAGGTTGATCTTATGCCTTTGTATGGGTCTTCATGCGCTGGAGAATGCGATTTAATGGATATGGTTGCGGAATTTTCGGATGTACAAAAGGACAATATAATCAGTTCGGATTTGTATCTGTATAACCGAATGGAACCCAGCATATGGGGAGGCGGTTATGAATTTTTGTCATCACCGAGGCTTGATAATCTTCAATGTGCATATGCTACACTGAAAGGTTTCATGCAGGGATATAATTCAAAATCCGTAAGCGTTTACTGCTGTTTCGATAATGAGGAAGTAGGAAGTGGAACAAAGCAGGGAGCAGCATCCACATTTCTGCCGGATGTTTTGAAAAGAATTAATTCCAGCTTGGGAAAGGCTGATGAAGAATATTTGTGTGCCCTTGCTTCTTCATTTATGGTATCTGCTGATAATGCACATGCTGTTCACCCGAACCATCCGGAAAAAAGCGATCCTTCAAATGGCGTATATATGAATGAAGGTGTAGTAATTAAGCATAATGCCAATCAGAAATATACAACGGATTCTGTAAGCTGTGCAGTATTCCAATTGTTGTGTGAGAATGCAGGAGTGAAGTACCAGCATTATTCAAACCGCTCTGATATGCCTGGTGGTAGTACACTTGGCAATATAGCTTCGCTGAATGTAAGCATCAACACGGTTGATGTTGGACTTGCTCAGCTGGCAATGCATTCATCCTATGAAACTGCCGGTATTATGGATACGTACAGCATGGTTTGTGTAATGAAAGAATTTTTCAATTCACACATAGAGCAAACTGATATAGGGAAATTGAATATTGTTAAATGATAAAAATATTTTGCAATTAGAGAGTATTAGTATTATAATATAGTAAAATTAATAATCACAAAGCGGGAGCTTAATAATAGGCTGAGAGGAAACTGAAAGTTTCGACCGTACCTGATTTGGATAATGCCAACGTAGGGAACTGTTTATGTAAGTAAATGGGATATACCGCATGTCGGCATATCCCATTTTTAATGAAAGGAATTATATTATGGAAAGTTACAAAACATCAACATTAAGCAATGGATTACTTTGGTTTGGTGCAGCAATATCCATTGCGGAAATTTACACAGGAACACTATTTGTACCACTGGGGTTTGAAAAAGGTTTTATTGCAATAGTAATAGGTCATATAATCGGATGTATACTATTGTATTATTCAGGGATTATAGGGGCGGAAAGCAAAAAATCTTCTATGGAATCCGTAGGATTTTCATTCGGCGTTCAGGGAAGAAAGTTTTTTGCGTTGCTCAATGTGTTACAGTTGGTCGGTTGGACAGCTGTAATGATAATGCAGGGGTCTAAGGCAATGGGAATAATGCTTAACTCTGGTGCAGGAGCCCAATCCGATATAATCTGGAGCTTTATAATCGGAGCAATAATTTTATTATGGGTTGTGATTGGGTATAAAAATTTGGAGAAGATAAACATCTTTACAATAGGTGGATTGTTTATTCTTACTGTACTTTTAGGCTTTACTGTATTCAGTGGTACAGAACAGGCAGAAGTGGCAGGCAGCATGAGTTTCGGTATGGCAATTGAACTTTCAATAGCTATGCCATTGTCATGGCTTCCTTTAATTTCTGACTATACTAAAAATGCCAAGCATCCTAAAGTGGCTGCACGTGCAAGTGTAATTACGTATTTTATAGGAAGTGTATTTATGTACTCAATAGGCCTTGGAGCAGCGTTATATACTGGCGAAAGTGATATTGCTGCGATGATGCTAAAAGTAGGATTCGGGTTAATGGGAGTGCTGATTATTTTATTTTCAACAGTTACAACAACGTTTCTGGATGTATATTCAGCAGGAGTCAGCTTTAATGCTATCAACAGCAAGCTTCCTGAAAAAACAATGGCCATTGCGGCATGTGTATCCGGAACCTTGCTGGCAGTTTTTACGCCGGTTGAACAATATGAAAACTTCTTATATTTAATAGGATCGGTTTTCGCTCCTATGATTTCTATTTTGATAGCTGATTATTTTATATTAAAAAAGGACAACTTGAAAAAATCAGTTGATGTTACTAATTTCATTATATGGGGGATAGGATTTATATTGTATCGTTTATTTTTAAATACTGATACAATTATAGGAAGTACGTTGCCGGTAATGATTCTTTCGGTTATAATGTGTGTAGCTGCAGACAAATTTAATCTTAAAAAATAAGATGGGAGGATTATGTGAAGAAGTTTAAATACTCAATTTTTGATATGGATGGCACATTGCTTGATTCAATGCCTGCTTGGCATAACATAGGAAAGGAGTATTTGTCTTTTCTTAAGATTACGCCTCCGAAAAACCTGAACGAAATTATTGCACCTATGTCTTTGGAAGAATCAGCAGAGTATTTCATAGAAAGGTTTAAAATGAACTTAAGTGTTGAGGAAATAATATCGGGAGTAAAAAGCCTGATAGAAGATAAGTATAGATATGAGCTGAAGTTAAAACCCTATGTCAAAGAATATCTAGAAAAATTAAAAAAAGAAGGCGTGTTCATGTGTGTTGCAACTGCTTCGCCTTTGAAATTAGCAGCTGCAGCGCTTGAGCGAAATGGTGTTTTAAAGTGTTTTTCCTTTATTGTCAGCTGCGATGAGGTGGGGGTTGGGAAAAACAAACCGGATATATATTACCTGGCGGCAAGCAGGTTAAATGCAGATCCGCAGGAAATAGCGGTCTATGAGGATGCTGATTTTGCATTAATAACAGCAAGAGAAGCAGGATTTTATACAGTAGGGGTATATGATGATTGCTTTAGCCATAAAAGAAAGGACATTGAATTAATAAGTCATTCATATATTGAATCATTTAAAGAGGTTATATAGGGTAAAAACTCTGAAAAAATACATGACTTAATTTAAATTCGGAAGGAGATAATATGTTTTCTGAAATTATAGACAATGTAAAAAATAATGTGCCTCTGGTACATAACATTACAAATTATGTTACAGTAAATGACTGTGCTAATATTCTGCTGGCTTGCGGAGGGTCGCCAATAATGGCTGATGATGTTGATGAGGTTGAAGAAATCACTTCAATTTGCAATGCTCTGGTAATAAATATAGGGACGCTTAATTCAAGGACAATAGAAGCTATGATTAAGGCAGGTAAAAAAGCAAATGAAATAAATATACCTGTTATACTTGACCCTGTTGGAGCCGGAGCATCAAAGTTAAGAACTGAGACTACATTCAGGCTGTTAAGAGAAGTTAAAATTTCTGTAATACGAGGCAACATGTCCGAAATCAAGGTTGTCGGAAGCTCAGAATCAAACGGCGCAAGAGGGGTGGATGCAAATGTTGCAGATACTGTAACAGAAAAAAACTTAGATGAAGCGGTTAATTTCATTAAATGCTTATCCGAGAGTTTATCGTCGATTATAGCCGTTACAGGTGCCATAGATATAGTTGCTGATTCGCATAAGGCTTTTGTAATTAAAAATGGACATCCTTCTATGAGTAAAATAACAGGAACAGGTTGTATGCTTACTTCGATAATCGGAGCTTATTGCGGAGCTAACAGGGATAATATGCTTGAAGCATCTGCAGCAGCGGTGTGTGGAATGGGATTGAGCGGGGAAATGGCTTATAGAAAAACGAAGGAAAATGACGGCGGCACATCGTCTCTGAGAATGCATCTAATTGATTATATAGGAAAAATTAATTCTGAAATTTTGGAGGGAGGCGCTAGATTTGAAATTAGAAAGTAGAGATCTACTTCTTTATGCAATAACTGACAGATCTTGGTTGGGAGAAAAAACTCTGCCTCAGGTTGTAGAAGAGGCAATATTGGGTGGAGCTTCATTTATACAACTAAGAGAAAAAAACTTAAGCTATCAGGATTTTTTGAGAGCCGCAATTGAAGTGAAAGTGGTTACAGATAAGTATAAGATTCCGTTTGTAATAAATGACAATGTTGATATTGCTGCAGAATCGGGAGCAGATGGCGTACATATAGGTCAGAGCGACGAGGGGATTAAGTCGGCCAGAGAAAAGCTAGGCAAAGATAAAATAATAGGATTGTCTGCATGTACGGTTGAAGAGGCTGTTATCGCAGAGAAAGCAGGAGCTGATTATTTGGGAGTGGGAACAATTTTCAATACGCTTACAAAATCAGACGAAAGGACGGTTTCTAAAGAAGAACTGAAAAAAATATGTGATACAGTAAAAATACCGGTCGTTGCAATTGGAGGAATATCAACCGATAATTCACTGGAACTTAAAGGTACAGGTATAGAAGGAATATCAGTAATATCTGCTATATTTGCCAAAAATGACATCAAAAATGCAGCCAGGGAATTATTTTTGTTATCACAACAAATAGTTTAGTAAGGAGATAAATATGAAAAAAGTATTAACAATTGCCGGTTCAGATTCAAGTGGAGGAGCAGGGATTCAAGCAGATCTGAAAACAATGTCCAGCCATAAAATATATGGAATGAGCGTAATAACCGCACTAACTGCTCAAAATACAACAGGCGTGCTTGGAGTTTTAGATTCTTCTCCTGAATTTGTAGAATTGCAGATGGATGCAGTTTTTACCGACATAATACCGGATGCCGTAAAAATAGGGATGGTTTCAAACAAAGAGATAATTTCAGCAATTTCTCGAAAACTTATAGAGTACAATGCTCAAAATATTGTCCTTGATCCAGTCATGGTTTCAACCAGCGGCAGCAGGCTGTTTATGGACGATTCAATCGATATGCTGATAAATAAGCTAATGCCGCTTGCAAAGGTTATAACACCTAATATTCATGAAGCCGAAGTGCTTTGCGGATTTGAAGTCGAAAGCAAAGAAGATATGAAAAATGCAGCTCTTAAAATATCTGAAACATATTCTGGCTGTATTTTGATAAAGGGAGGACATTTAGCAGATTGCAGCGATGATTTACTGTACGCTGATGGTGTGTTTACATGGTATGAGCAGTCAAAAATTGACAACCCTAACACTCACGGAACAGGATGCACTCTATCATCAGCAATTGCATGCAATTTGGCAGAAGGATTCAACGTTGAGAAAAGTATTCTAAATGCAAAGGAATATATTACCGGAGCTTTGAAAGCAAACTTGAACTTGGGAAAAGGCAGCGGTCCGTTAAACCACTTTTGGAACAAAAAATAACAATAGGCGCCATGATAAATAAATCAGGGCGCCTATTGCTTTGCAGAGATATGTAATGAATAATAAAATTGTATAAAAATATAGGAAAAATTTGTATAAAATTCTAGAAAATTATGGTATAATACAGAAAAAAGTGTGGAGGTTTTATGCTTTCCAGAATAAAAACCTGTGTTCTGTATGGTCTTGAAGGATATATCATAGATGTAGAAACAGACCTGTCCGGAGGACTGCCTAATTTCAGTATTGTAGGTCTGCCTGACGTATCTATTAAAGAATCGAGAGAAAGAGTCAGAGCTGCATTAAAGAACAGCGGATTTGCTTTTCCTGTAAGCCGTATTACAGTTAATCTTGCGCCGGCAAATTTAAAAAAAGAGGGAAGCCAGATAGATTTACCTATAGCCTTAGGCATATTATCAGCAAGCAAAGTGATAGAAAAGGCAATAGGTGAATCCACATGCATTATTGGAGAGCTTTCTCTTGACGGAAGGATTACTGCTGTCGAAGGTGCTTTGCCCATGGTGATTTCAATGAGGAATAATAATTTTAAGCGCGTTGTCGTACCGGCTGAAAATAAGGATGAATGTGGAGCAATTGACGGGATTGATGTTATTCCGGTCGAGCACATTTCAGATTTGGTTCGTTATCTTAATGGGCATATTGAAATTGAACCATACAAAGTTATATATGAAAACTGCAGAGAACCTGAAACCACTAAAGAAGATTTCTCGGAAATTAAAGGGCAGGCTGCGATGAAAAGGGCAGTAGAAGTTGCTGCTGCCGGGATGCATAACATATTGCTTCTGGGTTCTCCGGGTTCTGGCAAGACAATGATTGCAAGGCGAATTCCCACAATACTTCCCGACCTTACATTTGAAGAGGCGCTGGAGGTTACCAAAATTTACAGCATATCAGGATTACTTAGCAGCAAAAGGCTTATAAGGAACAGGCCGTTTCGCTCTCCTCACCACACTTCGTCGCGGGTCTCTATGGCAGGAGGCGGTTCAAAACCAAGCCCCGGCGAAGTTTCCCTGGCTCACTACGGGGTGCTTTTTCTTGATGAAATTCCTGAATTTCCTAAAAACGTCATTGAGGTATTGAGGCAACCGATGGAGGATGGTGATATTTCAATTTCGAGAGCAAATGGATCATTTACTTTTCCTGCAAAATTTATGATGGCAGCATCGATGAATCCATGTCCCTGCGGATATCTGGGTGATCCTACCCATGAATGCTCATGCAGTCAAGGACAGATAGACAAATATCTCAGTAAGATTTCAGGGCCGCTTTTGAACAGAATAGACATCCAAGTGGAGGTATCACCGGTAAAATATGAGGACTTAAAAGATGAAAGCACGGAAGAATCATCAAGCGAAATAAAGAAGCGAATAGTTAGGGCAAGAGAGATTCAGCAAAAAAGATATGCTGAGTTGGGAATTATTACAAATTCAGAACTCAGCGGCAAATATGTATCAAAGTACTGCAAGATTGGCAGGGAATCAGAGATGCTGCTCAAGGATGCTTTTGAGAAACTTGGACTAAGTGCAAGGGCATACAATAAAATTCTAAAAGTTGCAAGAACAATTGCAGATTTGGATAAATCCCATAATATAGAGACAAAGCACATTGCGGAAGCTATACAATACAGAAGTCTGGATCGCAAATACTGGAGGTAAAATGGAAAGGCTTGATATCAATCAAAAAACCATCGCGTGGCTTAATTCGGCAAAGGGTATATCCAACAGGTCTATAGAGAAGATTCTTGAATATTTTAATAACAGTCCAAATGATTTATGGGATAATTTTGAAAATGAAAAGAATAATCTTTCATTTATAAAGTATGAAGCTATAAATTCATTGTGTAAGATTAAGGCGCATTTTGAAGAAATGTTGCTCATAAAACTTAAAGAACAAAACATAGGAATAGTTACCGTGTATGATAAATATTATCCTGAAAAACTGCGACATATGGACGGCTCACCATATATATTATACTACAAGGGAAGGTTGGATAGAATTAATGATTTGTCAATAGCCGTTGTTGGATCTCGCAAAGCAACAGCTTACGGGAAGTGGGTTACTGAGAAGCTGACCGGTGAATTATCGGAACTTGGAATAAATATTATCAGCGGACTTGCAATAGGCATAGATTCAATAGCACATAGAACATCTTTGAAATCCAACGCTAATACATTTGGGGTTATAGGGTGCGGCATAGATGTAGTTTATCCAAGAATAAATGAGCGTTTATATTTGGAAATCGCAGAAAAAGGGGGAGCTGTACTGACAGAGTATCCATTGGGTATGCAGCCTCTTCCTAATAATTTTCATGCAAGAAACAGGATTATCAGCGGACTTTCAGACGGTGTGCTTGTTATTGAAGCGCGAGAAAAAAGCGGGACTCTTATAACAGCAGGTCACGCCGCAAACCAAGGGCGGGAAATTTTTGCAGTACCCGGAGGAATAGACAGCCTTTACAGCAAAGGAACAAATGCTCTTATTAAGGATGGAGCCAAAATAACAACTTCAATTGATGATATAATTGAAGAAATACCGGAATTGAGAGAGAGAATAAATAAAAAACAAAGCTGCGATAATTGTCTTAGTTTTACAAGTAATGAGATCACAATTATAAACAGCCTGAAATTAGGAGGCAAGACATTAGATGCCCTAAGCGAAGAAACCCAGATAGGTACCGGAGAACTTTTGGGTCTAATTACCTTACTGGAAATGAAAGGTGCTGTTAGACGAGTTTCAGGAAATAAATTTATTATCAACTAACAGAAATTATTTAACGTTGTATTTCATAATTATTATTCTTCAACGTTTCTGTTCTGGATTTTGTATTCGTCATATTTTTTCTTAAATTCCGAGTTATCTTTTATAAATGAAATAAAAGTCTCAAAGCATTTTTCGGTATACTCACTTATAGTATGCTCTATTTTTTCTGTTTCTTTTAAAAGAATTTCGTCAGGTATGCCTATTGCTCTTAAAAAATTTTCTATTGTATTATGTCTTTTCAGCAAAAGTTCTCCCAAGGTTTTTCCTTCTTCTTTCAATATTATTACTCCGTATTTCTCATATTTCAATAAATTTTCTTTTCCTAACCTTTGTACCATTCGTGTGGCTGAAGGCGGGTGAACGTTTAGAGCATCAGATAATTCATTTATTCTTGTAAATCCGGATTTGGAGCTAAGTCTATAAATCATTTCCAGATAATCTTCCATGGAAGCTGTAAGATGGTTTCCATTTTTTTTCATATATTTACTGAATGTATGATAATCTTTATTTCCCATAAATTTCACCTTCTTTGGGGTTATAGCAATTATTAAAGTATATTCCCACGATGCTAAAAAATTACTGAATAGCAATAATTTTAAAATGGATTCATACAAAATATAAGCTTGATGACTTTGTCATCAAGCTGAATTATACTGTGAAGCCAAGGTATAAAATCAAGAATATTACAGTTTATTTTCCCTGGCTATCCATAACTTGCCTGAAAGTAAGCATTGCTCTCATCATTTTTGGAAAACCGCATGTGGGTGCAACCAGCAGTATTGCATGTTCTATTTCATTCTCTCTGCATCCACTATTGAGAGCTTTTAAAATATGAGTTCTGAGAGAATATTCGTTTTGACATTCAGCTGATAATGATACTTTTATAAGCCACCTCGTTTTTTCTTCTAAAGGACCCCCTTTTTCATGAATCAGTTTTCCGAATTTTTCATAAGCCTCATAAATTTCGCGATGATTATCTGTTAAATATTTGAGGTTCTTTTCTATTACATCGTAATTATCAAAATAGTCATTCATTTTTCATAACCATCCTTTATTAATATTGCAAATATTATTACCAAAATCACTGTATAATAAACTGTTAATTAAATATCTACTGATTAATAATAGACAATTTCCAGATGTTCATTATCTATTGACAAATAAAAAAATGTATTATATGGTATTATGGTATAAGTAGTAGAGACTTGCTTAGAATCAATGTGCTAGCGGTATTGGAGGAAATTAATGAATAATTTGTTAATAGTAGAATCGCCTGCAAAGGCAAAAACAATAGGAAAGTTTTTAGGTAAAAATTATACTGTAAAAGCTTCTGTGGGACATATAAGAGATTTGCCTAAAAGTAAGCTTGGAATAGACATAGAACAAAATTTTGAGCCGAATTATATTACAATAAGAGGCAAGGGAGATGTATTAAAGGAATTAAGGAAGGAAGCAAAGAAAGCTGACAAAATCTATTTGGCAACTGACCCTGACCGAGAGGGAGAAGCTATTTCGTGGCATCTGGCTAAAATTTTGAATTTGGATGAAGACGGGGACATAAGAATTGAATTTAATGAAATTACAAAGGATGCAATCAAAAAGGCAAGCAAAAATCCGAGAAAAATAAATTTGGATCTGGTGGATGCTCAGCAGGCAAGACGAGTTCTTGACAGACTTGTGGGATATAATATAAGTCCTCTTTTATGGAAAAAAATCGAAAAAGGTTTAAGCGCCGGAAGGGTGCAGTCTGTTACCTTAAAGCTTATTATAGATAGAGAAAGAGAAATAATGGAATTCGTTCCTGAAGAATATTGGACTCTTGAGCTGGAAGTTAAAAAGCAGCGTAAGAAATTTGGCGCAAAATATGTAGGTGCTTTAAAAAACAACAAAGTCAGCAAAGTAAAAGTTAAAAATCAGGACGAAATGGATGAAATTCTTAACAGTATTAATAAGGAAAAAATAAATGTATTTAAAATAGATAAAACAAAGAGCTATTCCAGACCAAGCGCTCCATTTACAACCAGTAGCCTTCAGCAAGAGGCAAACAGAAGAATAAATTTCACTGCAAAAAAAACAATGATGGTAGCTCAGCAGTTATATGAAGGCATCAATATAAAAGGTGAGGGCAGCATCGGTTTGGTTACGTATATAAGAACCGACTCTTTCAGATTGTCCGATGAGGCGGTAAACAGTTCTAAAGAATATATAACAAAAAATTACGGAGAGAAGTATTATCAACACAGAGTTTATACAAAACCAAAGAAAAACGGAAACAAGGTACAGGATGCTCACGAGGCAATACGCCCGACATCAGTTTTCAGAAATCCTGATAACATAAAGGACAGCCTTTCTACAGACCAATATAAATTGTACAGCCTTATTTGGAAAAGATTTGTTTCATCTCAAATGGTTGATGCACAGTATGATGTTACAAAGATTTTGTTAAATAATAATGAAAACATGTTTGAGGCCAGCGGCAAGACGCTTGTTTTTGACGGTTATAAATCAGTTTATAAATACAATGATGGATCAGAAAGTAAGCTGCTGCCTGAAATGGAGATAAATGAAATATTAGATATTTTGAAAATTAATCCCGAGCAGCATTTTACTCAGCCTCCGGCACGTTACAGCGAAGCAAGCCTGATAAAGGATCTGGAGGAGAGAGGAATCGGAAGACCCAGCACATATGCTCCTATTATTACAAC
Above is a window of Sedimentibacter sp. MB35-C1 DNA encoding:
- a CDS encoding Na+/H+ antiporter NhaC family protein, producing the protein MESKKKLEFYGGEWISFVPFMVFLALIITTTFHFGSISDGALWIPAFMAIVVGFFFAKNKKEYSNAIIEGMASKEAIIPVVCWLFAGVFSRILRDSGLALGIAGVAANMGVGSTAFVIITFIASAVFASATGTGFGTIATGMGVLYPAAVALGAYPPIVAGAIISGGAFGDNLAPVSDTTICSATSQGVDVPGVVRSRLKYAFTAGAITIICLIVFGASKATAGAAAGTVTYNPNTLYMFIPVIVTIMVAIKTGDIIIATVVGSVVGVITGVAAGLFDFVQIDVVDAVRPAIFTVSGTGLDRTIGGVIQTGLSSMIQVIVLALLLFGSISIMRNGHGDVKLLNALNRVTDTRKGAELTISAMVISLSALMGLNAPAVLAVGSSFAKPLGEKHGISPYRVANLLDAQSNTFVYSLPWTPAVIYTLGFAADSSAPLAAVDIAPYVFYGYAMLVVMIASIFLGIGQNDNMGKIKKNRETA
- a CDS encoding ferritin family protein; translation: MYKEELSIISQAVLNEVEGYEFYKLAANQATSPGTKEAFLELANEELKHADYLKTLWSKLSNGDNFTIDDILESGIAVPSPEIYKWEKVDKSNASVAMSVFGIGIQMEKSSIEFYENAKSKVSSKESKDLFDILIGWEKVHLNQFTEQYDILKEDWWAEQGFAPF
- a CDS encoding M18 family aminopeptidase gives rise to the protein MYKDISREMMNFIKKSPSAFHAVEEIKNELISNGFTELSEGKKWDIEKEKKYFVTRNLSSIIAFKTGEDLEEYSFNIVASHGDSPNFKIKDNYKIETKNKYIQLNTEKYGGMIYSSWFDRPLSAAGRIVIKKGNSIESRLVNIDRDLVIIPNVAIHINREINSAMKYNEQVDLMPLYGSSCAGECDLMDMVAEFSDVQKDNIISSDLYLYNRMEPSIWGGGYEFLSSPRLDNLQCAYATLKGFMQGYNSKSVSVYCCFDNEEVGSGTKQGAASTFLPDVLKRINSSLGKADEEYLCALASSFMVSADNAHAVHPNHPEKSDPSNGVYMNEGVVIKHNANQKYTTDSVSCAVFQLLCENAGVKYQHYSNRSDMPGGSTLGNIASLNVSINTVDVGLAQLAMHSSYETAGIMDTYSMVCVMKEFFNSHIEQTDIGKLNIVK
- the cytX gene encoding putative hydroxymethylpyrimidine transporter CytX codes for the protein MESYKTSTLSNGLLWFGAAISIAEIYTGTLFVPLGFEKGFIAIVIGHIIGCILLYYSGIIGAESKKSSMESVGFSFGVQGRKFFALLNVLQLVGWTAVMIMQGSKAMGIMLNSGAGAQSDIIWSFIIGAIILLWVVIGYKNLEKINIFTIGGLFILTVLLGFTVFSGTEQAEVAGSMSFGMAIELSIAMPLSWLPLISDYTKNAKHPKVAARASVITYFIGSVFMYSIGLGAALYTGESDIAAMMLKVGFGLMGVLIILFSTVTTTFLDVYSAGVSFNAINSKLPEKTMAIAACVSGTLLAVFTPVEQYENFLYLIGSVFAPMISILIADYFILKKDNLKKSVDVTNFIIWGIGFILYRLFLNTDTIIGSTLPVMILSVIMCVAADKFNLKK
- a CDS encoding HAD family phosphatase; this encodes MKKFKYSIFDMDGTLLDSMPAWHNIGKEYLSFLKITPPKNLNEIIAPMSLEESAEYFIERFKMNLSVEEIISGVKSLIEDKYRYELKLKPYVKEYLEKLKKEGVFMCVATASPLKLAAAALERNGVLKCFSFIVSCDEVGVGKNKPDIYYLAASRLNADPQEIAVYEDADFALITAREAGFYTVGVYDDCFSHKRKDIELISHSYIESFKEVI
- the thiM gene encoding hydroxyethylthiazole kinase → MFSEIIDNVKNNVPLVHNITNYVTVNDCANILLACGGSPIMADDVDEVEEITSICNALVINIGTLNSRTIEAMIKAGKKANEINIPVILDPVGAGASKLRTETTFRLLREVKISVIRGNMSEIKVVGSSESNGARGVDANVADTVTEKNLDEAVNFIKCLSESLSSIIAVTGAIDIVADSHKAFVIKNGHPSMSKITGTGCMLTSIIGAYCGANRDNMLEASAAAVCGMGLSGEMAYRKTKENDGGTSSLRMHLIDYIGKINSEILEGGARFEIRK
- the thiE gene encoding thiamine phosphate synthase — translated: MKLESRDLLLYAITDRSWLGEKTLPQVVEEAILGGASFIQLREKNLSYQDFLRAAIEVKVVTDKYKIPFVINDNVDIAAESGADGVHIGQSDEGIKSAREKLGKDKIIGLSACTVEEAVIAEKAGADYLGVGTIFNTLTKSDERTVSKEELKKICDTVKIPVVAIGGISTDNSLELKGTGIEGISVISAIFAKNDIKNAARELFLLSQQIV
- the thiD gene encoding bifunctional hydroxymethylpyrimidine kinase/phosphomethylpyrimidine kinase; the encoded protein is MKKVLTIAGSDSSGGAGIQADLKTMSSHKIYGMSVITALTAQNTTGVLGVLDSSPEFVELQMDAVFTDIIPDAVKIGMVSNKEIISAISRKLIEYNAQNIVLDPVMVSTSGSRLFMDDSIDMLINKLMPLAKVITPNIHEAEVLCGFEVESKEDMKNAALKISETYSGCILIKGGHLADCSDDLLYADGVFTWYEQSKIDNPNTHGTGCTLSSAIACNLAEGFNVEKSILNAKEYITGALKANLNLGKGSGPLNHFWNKK